The Desulfovibrio sp. UIB00 DNA window GCATTTTCTGGCCCTGCTCAGCCCCGGCCCGGATTTTTTCCTTATCATTGGCCATGCCGTGCGGCATCGGCTGCGCGGTTCGCTGTTTATCTGCCTTGGCATCGCCCTGGGCAATGCCCTGTATATCTGCCTGGCGGTCTCCGGCTGGTCGGTCATGCGGCAAATGCCCGCCATGTACCGGTTGCTGGAGCTTGCGGGCGCTGCCTATCTTGCATGGCTGGGCTTTTTGCTGCTGCGGGCCAGCCGGAAGGCCGCCACCCGCAAGACTACGCCAAGCCAGCATGCGCCAAGCCAACCTTCGCCTAACCAGACAGGCAGCCTCGCCACAGGCCATGCAAGCCCCCTTTCTCCCGGCAGGCAACTGCTCACGGGGCTAGGCTCTGCCCTGCTCAACCCCAAGAACGCCGTTTTTTACCTCACGCTCATGACAGTAATCCTCGGCCCCACCGCCACCCTGCCGCAGCAGGCCTTTGCCGGACTGTGGATGACCCTGCTGGTCTTTGCCTGGGACGCCGCCCTTGCCGCCGCCATATC harbors:
- a CDS encoding LysE family transporter, with translation MSVSTLIPAAFPALALAHFLALLSPGPDFFLIIGHAVRHRLRGSLFICLGIALGNALYICLAVSGWSVMRQMPAMYRLLELAGAAYLAWLGFLLLRASRKAATRKTTPSQHAPSQPSPNQTGSLATGHASPLSPGRQLLTGLGSALLNPKNAVFYLTLMTVILGPTATLPQQAFAGLWMTLLVFAWDAALAAAISLPGAQRALEKRIPLIEGLAGLTLASIALWLVLRPLFY